In the genome of Sphingomonas alpina, the window AATGCGACGAACATCGCGCCAATTGTTGAGATTGGCATGATATCCGGTTAAACGAAGATCATGCCGGATACACCCCATTTCGATCCACCTCATTCGGTCGCGATCCTCGCCTATCAGGGCCTGTGCCTGTTCGAATATGCGACCGCGCTGGAGGTGCTGAGCAATCGCCGCTCGGCTGACGACCGTCCACTCTATGCGGTGGCGAGTTTCTCGCTCGAAGGATCGTCGATCCTGACCGACCGCGGCGTACCGATCACGGTCGAGGCATCGGATGAGGTGTTTCACGACGCGCAAACCATCGTCGTACCCGGATGGCGCATGGGCCCCGTACCGGACCCGATCGCCGCCGCGCTGGCCATGGCGCATCGGCGCGGCGCACGGATCGTGTCGATCTGCACCGGCGCGTTCGTGCTGGCGGCGGCAGGGCTGCTCGACGAGCGGCATGCGACGACGCACTGGCAATATGCCGACCAGCTCGCGCGCGACCATCCGCGCGTCTCGGTCGATGCGATGGCGCTCTATATCGACGAGGGCAGCATCATCACCTCGGCCGGATCGTCGGCCGGGATCGACATGCTGCTTCATCTCATGCGGCGCGATTTCGGGGCGGCGGCCTGCAACGCCGCTGCCCGCGCGATGGTCGTGCCGCCGCACCGCGAAGGCGGCCAGGCGCAATATGCCGAAACTCCCGTGGCCGAAGTTCATCACAAGGCATTCTCGATGGTGATCGAACGGTTGCGGCGCGATCCAGCCGGCGACCACCGGATCGAGACGCTCGCCGCCACAGCCGCGATGAGCCCGCGCACCTTCTTCCGCAAGTTCCGCGCCGCGACCGGCCATACGCCCTATGACTGGATCCTGCTCGAACGGATCCGGCTGGCCAAGGCAATGCTCGCGGAGGGCGACCTGCCGGTCGAGCGCATCGCCGAACGCGCAGGCTTCGGTGCCGCCGATACCTTCCGGCACCATTTCCGCCGTGTCGTCGGCACCACGCCGAGCCAGTTCCGTGCCGCCTTCCAGCATGACGGGAACTCGCTCCAGGCGGCCGAATGATTGGCGCGATCTGCCGCCCCTTTGGCAGTTCGCACGCTCGCCCTATTCGGCCGATCGCCGGACAAGCAACCGCCAACAAACGGAGTGCCATGTCCATGATTGCAAGGATCTGGAAGGGCGCGGTCCCCACTATCAGGGCGGCTGACTATCTCGACCTGATGCGCTCGGTGTCCCTGCCCGACTATCGCGCGGTGGAGGGCAATGCCGGCGCCTGGTGTCTCCACCAGCAAGATGGTGATCTGACGCAGATCACCATGCTCACCTTCTGGACCGATATGGCCGCGATCTCGCGTTTTGCGGGGAGCGATCCGGCGGTGGCGAAATATTATCCGTTCGACCCGGATTTCCTGATCGAGATGACCCCCGGCGTTGAGCATCTCGAGATATTGCAGGCCTGAAACGATATGCGATGCAAGATGGTACACTTGCAGATCACCTACCTAAAAAACGAGTCGCAGCCCGGCCATTTTATGATTAAGGAAAGATTGCCGGTCCCGCCGGCAAACTAGGGGGGGAATCATGATTACACTCGGCAAGCGCCTTATGGTCGCTTTGCTCGCGCTATTGGCGAGCTCCTTGATTTACAGCGCGCCGGCAGCGGCGCAGGCAACGCGGACCTGGGTGTCCGGCGTCGGCGACGACGCCAATCCTTGCAGCCGCACCGCGCCGTGCAAGACCTTTGCCGGCTCGATCTCCAAGACCGCCGCCGGCGGCGAAATCAACTGCCTTGATCCGGGCGGCTTCGGCACGGTGACGATCACCAAGTCGATCTCGATCATCTGCGAGAATAACCCGGAGGCCGGCGTCACCTCACCGGGCGTCAACGGCTTCATCATCAACGGTACCAATGTCAGCGTCGTGCTCGCCGGCATCGACGTTGAGGGCCTGGGCAACACCACGACCACCGCGGGGGTCAACGGAATCAATTTCCTCAACGGCGCATCGCTGATCGTGCGCGACATGAAGATCCGCGGCTTCCGCAATGGCTACGGCATCAATTTCGCGCCCAATTCCAACGCGCAGCTGTTCGTCGAGAACACGATCATTTCCGATAGCGGCAGTTCCACGACGGTTACAACCGGCGGTGT includes:
- a CDS encoding helix-turn-helix domain-containing protein; amino-acid sequence: MPDTPHFDPPHSVAILAYQGLCLFEYATALEVLSNRRSADDRPLYAVASFSLEGSSILTDRGVPITVEASDEVFHDAQTIVVPGWRMGPVPDPIAAALAMAHRRGARIVSICTGAFVLAAAGLLDERHATTHWQYADQLARDHPRVSVDAMALYIDEGSIITSAGSSAGIDMLLHLMRRDFGAAACNAAARAMVVPPHREGGQAQYAETPVAEVHHKAFSMVIERLRRDPAGDHRIETLAATAAMSPRTFFRKFRAATGHTPYDWILLERIRLAKAMLAEGDLPVERIAERAGFGAADTFRHHFRRVVGTTPSQFRAAFQHDGNSLQAAE